One stretch of Phocoena phocoena chromosome 10, mPhoPho1.1, whole genome shotgun sequence DNA includes these proteins:
- the VARS1 gene encoding valine--tRNA ligase: MSVLYVSPHPDAFPSLRALIAARYGEHGEGPGWGGAHPRICLQPPQTSRSPFPPPRLPALEQGPGGLWVWGATAVAQLLWPAGLGGPGGSRAAVLVQQWVSYADTELIPAACGATLPALGLRSSGQDPQAALAALGRALSPLEEWLRLHTYLAGEAPTLADLAAVTALLLPFRYVLDPSARRIWGNVTRWFITCVQQPEFRAVLGEVAVYSGARPLSQQPGSEVPAPPKTAAQLKKEAKKREKLEKFQQKQKVQQQQPPPGEKKPKPEKREKRDPGVITYDLPTPPGEKKDVSGTMPDSYSPQYVEAAWYPWWEKQGFFKPEYGRSSVSAPNPRGIFMMCIPPPNVTGSLHLGHALTNAIQDSLTRWHRMRGETTLWNPGCDHAGIATQVVVEKKLWREQGLSRHQLGREAFLREVWKWKEEKGDRIYHQLKKLGSSLDWNRACFTMDPKLSAAVTEAFVQLHEEGVIYRSTRLVNWSCTLNSAISDIEVDKKELTGRTLLSVPGYKEKVEFGVLVSFAYKVQGSDSDEEVLVATTRIETMLGDVAVAVHPKDPRYQHLKGKSVIHPFVSRSLPIIFDGFVDMEFGTGAVKITPAHDQNDYEVGQRHGLEAISIMDAQGALVNVPPPFLGLPRFEARKAVLAALKERGLFRGTEDNPMVVPLCNRSKDVVEPLLRPQWYVRCGEMAQAASAAVTRGDLRILPEAHQRTWHAWMDNIRDWCISRQLWWGHRIPAYFVTVSDPAVPPGEDPDGRYWVSGRTKAEALKKAAEEFGVSPDKISLQQDEDVLDTWFSSGLFPFSILGWPNQSEDLSVFYPGTLLETGHDILFFWVARMVMLGLKLTGRLPFREVYLHAIVRDAHGRKMSKSLGNVIDPLDVIHGVSLQGLHDQLLNSNLDPSEVEKAKEGQKADFPAGIPECGTDALRFGLCAYTSQGRDINLDVNRILGYRHFCNKLWNATKFALRGLGKDFVPSPTSEPGGHGSLVDRWIRSRLAEAVRLSNQGFQAYDFPAVTTAQYSFWLYELCDVYLECLKPVLSGVDQVAAEHARQTLYTCLDVGLRLLSPFMPFVTEELFQRLPRRMPQAPPSLCVTSYPEPSECSWKDPEAEGAFELALSITRAVRSLRADYNLTRIRPDCFLEVADEATGALASAVSGYVQTLASAGIVAVLALGASAPQGCAVALASDRCSVHLQLQGLVDPARELGKLQAKRSEAQRQAQRLRERRAASGYTVKVPLKVQEADEVKLQQTEAELRKVDEAISLFQKML; encoded by the exons ATGTCCGTTCTTTACGTCTCTCCTCACCCCGATGCCTTCCCCAGCCTCCGAGCCCTTATAGCTGCTCGCTACGGGGAGCATGGGGAGGGTCCGGGATGGGGAGGAGCCCACCCCCGCATCTGTCTCCAGCCGCCCCAGACCAGCAGGAGTCCCTTTCCGCCACCCCGCCTGCCCGCCCTGGAACAGGGGCCCGGTGGGCTCTGGGTGTGGGGGGCCACAGCTGTGGCCCAGCTGCTGTGGCCAGCAGGCCTGGGGGGCCCTGGGGGTAGTCGGGCAGCCGTCCTCGTCCAGCAGTGGGTCAGTTACGCAGACACGGAGTTGATACCAGCTGCCTGTGGGGCAACGCTGCCAGCCTTGGGACTCCGAAGCTCTGGCCAGGACCCCCAG GCTGCCCTGGCGGCCCTGGGCAGGGCCCTGAGCCCCTTGGAAGAGTGGCTTCGGCTGCACACCTACTTGGCTGGAGAGGCACCCACTCTGGCTGACCTGGCGGCTGTCACAGCTTTGCTGCTGCCTTTCCGTTAT GTCCTGGACCCCTCTGCCCGCCGGATTTGGGGTAATGTGACTCGCTGGTTTATCACATGTGTCCAGCAGCCAGAATTCCGGGCCGTGCTGGGAGAGGTGGCTGTGTATTCAGGGGCCAGGCCTCTCTCCCAACAGCCAG GCTCTGAGGTCCCTGCCCCCCCAAAGACAGCTGCTCAACTcaagaaagaggcaaagaaacGGGAGAAGCTAGAGAAATTCCAACAGAAGCAGAAGGTCCAACAGCAGCAGCCACCCCCTGGGGAG AagaaaccaaaaccagagaagagggagaaacgGGATCCTGGGGTCATTACCTATGACCTCCCAACCCCACCTGGAGAAAAGAAAG ATGTCAGTGGCACCATGCCTGACTCCTACAGCCCTCAGTATGTGGAGGCTGCCTGGTACCCTTGGTGGGAGAAGCAGGGCTTCTTCAAGCCCGAGTATGGG CGTTCCAGTGTGTCAGCACCAAATCCTCGGGGCATCTTCATGATGTGCATTCCACCCCCCAACGTGACAGGCTCTCTGCACCTGGGCCACGCGCTCACCAACGCCATCCAGGACTCCCTGACCCGATG GCACCGCATGCGCGGGGAGACCACCCTGTGGAATCCTGGCTGTGACCACGCGGGCATTGCCACCCAGGTGGTGGTGGAGAAGAAACTCTGGCGCGAGCAGGGGCTGAGTCGGCACCAGCTGGGCCGAGAGGCCTTTCTGCGGGAGGTCTGGAAGTGGAAGGAGGA GAAAGGGGATCGGATTTACCACCAGCTGAAGAAGCTTGGCAGCTCCTTGGACTGGAATCGAGCCTGTTTCACCATGGATCCT AAACTGTCAGCAGCCGTGACGGAGGCCTTTGTCCAGCTCCATGAGGAAGGAGTCATCTACCGTAGTACCCGCCTTGTCAACTGGTCCTGTACCCTCAACTCTGCCATCTCAGACATCGAG GTGGATAAGAAGGAGTTGACAGGCCGCACACTGCTCTCTGTGCCTGGCTACAAGGAGAAGGTGGAGTTTGGGGTCCTCGTCTCCTTTGCTTACAAGGTCCAAGGCTCAG ACAGTGACGAGGAGGTGCTGGTGGCAACAACTCGGATTGAGACGATGCTGGGAGACGTGGCCGTAGCCGTGCACCCCAAAGACCCCAGATACCAG cacctgAAGGGGAAGAGCGTGATCCACCCATTCGTGTCTCGGAGCCTTCCCATCATCTTCGATGGTTTTGTGGACATGGAGTTCGGCACAG GCGCGGTGAAGATCACCCCTGCACACGACCAGAATGACTATGAGGTTGGGCAGCGGCATGGGCTGGAGGCCATCAGCATCATGGACGCCCAAGGGGCCCTTGTCAACGTGCCCCCACCTTTCCTG GGCCTGCCCAGGTTTGAGGCCAGAAAGGCGGTGCTGGCGGCGCTGAAGGAGCGGGGACTGTTCCGTGGCACTGAGGACAACCCCATGGTGGTGCCACTTTGCAA CCGCTCCAAGGACGTGGTGGAGCCTCTCCTGCGGCCGCAGTGGTACGTGCGCTGTGGGGAGATGGCCCAGGCCGCCAGCGCTGCTGTGACACGGGGCGACCTCCGCATCCTGCCCGAGGCCCATCAACGCACATGGCATGCCTGGATGGACAACATCAG GGACTGGTGCATCTCCCGGCAGCTGTGGTGGGGCCATCGCATTCCAGCCTATTTCGTCACTGTCAGTGACCCAGCTGTACCCCCAGGGGAG GACCCTGATGGGCGGTACTGGGTGAGCGGGCGCACCAAGGCCGAGGCTCTGAAGAAGGCAGCCGAGGAGTTCGGAGTGTCCCCGGACAAGATCAGTCTCCAGCAAG ATGAAGACGTACTGGACACCTGGTTCTCCTCTGgcctcttccccttctccatcCTGGGCTGGCCCAACCAG TCAGAAGATCTGAGTGTGTTCTACCCGGGGACGCTGCTGGAGACGGGCCATGATATCCTCTTCTTCTGGGTGGCCAGGATGGTCATGCTTGGCCTGAAGCTCACTGGCAGGCTGCCCTTCAGAGAG GTCTACCTCCACGCCATCGTGCGGGATGCCCACGGCCGGAAGATGAGCAAGTCTCTAGGCAACGTCATTGACCCCCTGGACGTTATCCACGGAGTCTCTCTGCAG GGCCTCCATGACCAGTTACTGAACAGCAACCTGGATCCCAGCGAGGTGGAAAAGGCTAAAGAAGGGCAG AAGGCAGATTTCCCGGCGGGGATCCCTGAGTGTGGCACCGATGCTCTCCGGTTTGGACTGTGCGCCTACACGTCCCAGG GCCGTGATATCAACCTGGATGTGAACCGGATATTGGGATACCGCCATTTCTGCAACAAGCTCTGGAACGCCACCAAGTTTGCCCTCCGTGGCCTTGGGAAGGATTTTGTGCCCTCACCCACCTCTGAG CCTGGAGGCCATGGGAGCCTGGTGGACCGCTGGATCCGCAGCCGGCTGGCTGAAGCTGTGAGGCTCAGCAACCAGGGTTTCCAGGCCTACGACTTCCCAGCTGTCACCACCGCCCAGTACAGCTTCTGGCTCTACGAGCTCTGTGATGTGTACCTG gagtGCCTGAAGCCTGTGCTGAGTGGGGTGGACCAGGTGGCGGCCGAGCACGCCCGCCAGACCCTCTACACCTGCCTGGACGTCGGCCTGCGGCTGCTCTCGCCCTTCATGCCCTTTGTGACCGAGGAGCTGTTCCAGAGGCTGCCCCGGCGGATGCCACAAGCTCCCCCTAGCCTCTGCGTTACCTCCTATCCGGAGCCCTCGGAG TGCTCCTGGAAGGACCCTGAGGCGGAAGGCGCCTTCGAGCTGGCCCTGAGCATCACTCGAGCCGTGCGCTCCCTGCGTGCCGACTACAACCTCACCCGGATCCGGCCCGACT GTTTCCTGGAAGTGGCTGACGAGGCCACAGGCGCCCTGGCATCAGCAGTGTCGGGCTATGTGCAGACGCTGGCCAGCGCGGGTATAGTGGCTGTCCTGGCGCTGGGGGCTTCTGCACCCCAGGGCTGCGCTGTGGCCCTGGCTTCTGACCGCTGCTCTGTCCACCTGCAGCTGCAGGGGCTGGTAGACCCGGCCCGGGAGCTGGGCAAACTGCAGGCCAAGCGCAGTGAGGCGCAGCGGCAGGCCCAGCGTCTGCGGGAACGCCGCGCTGCCTCGGGCTACACTGTCAAGGTGCCCCTCAAAGTCCAGGAGGCAGATGAAGTCAAG CTCCAGCAGACAGAAGCAGAGCTCAGGAAGGTCGATGAGGCCATCTCCCTATTTCAGAAGATGCTGTGA
- the SAPCD1 gene encoding suppressor APC domain-containing protein 1, whose protein sequence is MGSRGPGGLPLVQAPYTVLLLPLETSRQDPGAQRFFLWLQRMQALEREQDALWQGLELLEHSQAWYEGCLREAQQQQLYLGALGENFPTDLHSEPGGPQLVQIQKVNICLQNLLQGKLSPHPLNKASSCATQDWKGRPRKQNVWQQHVVSRQQKGVTKPKGEMAQPGCPNGRRGPTRV, encoded by the exons ATGGGGAGCCGGGGTCCTGGTGGGCTGCCCCTGGTGCAGGCCCCCTACACGGTTCTGCTGCTGCCACTGGAGACAAGCCGCCAAGACCCGGGGGCCCAGCGCTTCTTCCTCTGG CTGCAGAGGATGCAGGCTCTGGAGCGGGAACAGGATGCCCTGTGGCAGGGGCTGGAGCTGCTGGAGCATAGCCAGGCCTGGTATGAGGGCTGCCTGAGGGAGGCCCAGCAACAGCAGCTCTATCTGGGGGCCCTTGGTGAG AATTTTCCAACAGATTTACACTCAGAGCCTGGTGGCCCCCAGTTAGTCCAGATTCAAAAGGTGAACATCTGTTTGCAGAATCTGCTTCAGGGGAAG TtatccccacatcccctgaaCAAAGCTAGTTCCTGCGCCACCCAGGACTGGAAGGGAAGGCCAAGGAAGCAGAACGTGTGGCAGCAACAC GTGGTGTCAAGGCAGCAGAAAGGAGTCACTAAGCCAAAGGGGGAGATGGCTCAGCCAGGCTGCCCCAATGGACGGAGGGGCCCTACCCGTGTCTAA
- the VWA7 gene encoding von Willebrand factor A domain-containing protein 7, with protein sequence MLPTDEPLSHLGPSLLLLLQLLLAPAAAFFPNIWSLLAAPGSITHQDLTEEAALNVTLQLFLEQPPPGRPPLRLEDFLGRTLLADNLFAAYFGPGSPSRRFRAALGEVSRANAAQDFLPTSRNDPDLHFDAERLGQGRARLVGALGETVVAARALDHSLARQRLGAALHALQDFYSHSNWVELGKQQPHPHLLWPRQGLRNLAQVGDPTCSDCDEWSCPGNLLGFTLLTSGYFGTHPSKPPGKCSHGGHFDQSSSQPPRGGINKDSTSPGFSPHHMLHLQAANLALLASIQAFSLLRSRLGDRGFSRLLDITPASSLSFVLDTTGSMGEEINAAKIQARHIVEQRRGGPMEPTHYVLVPFHDPGFGPVFTTSDPDSFWQQLNEIHALGGGDEPEMCLSALELALLHTPPLSDIFVFTDASPKDAFLTNRVESLTQERRCRVTFLLTEDPSRVQGRPRREVLSPLRFEPYEAVALASGGEVIFTKDQYIQDVAAIVGDSVADLVTLPLEPPVVVPERPLVFSVDGLLQRVTVRIHGEVSSFWIRNPAGVSQGQEEGEGPLGHTRRFGQFWMVRMNDPLQTGIWEIQVTAKGTPRVRVQARTSLDFLFHFGIPMEDGPHPGLYPLTQPVAGLQTQLLVEVTGLGSRGNPGDPLPHFSHVVLRGVPHGAELGRVPLEPMGPRERGLLAASLPPTLLSTAGPFSLELIGQDGVGQGLHRVAPQPCAVVPVLLELSGPPGFLAPGTEAPLSLRIASFSGPQDLDLRTSVNPSFALTSNLSRVRLEQNESAWGCLWLKVPDTAASDSVVMVTVTAMNREASTVPPTHAFLRLLVRGPTPQDQLPAPVHSTDPVLTTTSPAFHLSTLVTPGRAGGGLVGNPWWGTVGAVLLLLGLASW encoded by the exons ATGCTCCCCACGGACGAGCCTCTGTCCCAcctgggcccctcactgctgctgttgctgcagctgctgctggccCCCGCAGCTGCCTTCTTCCCCAATATCTGGAGCCTCCTGGCTGCCCCCGGCTCCATCACCCACCAGGACCTGACCGAGGAGGCGGCACTCAACGTCACCCTGCAGCTCTTCCTGGAGCAGCCGCCCCCAGGTCGGCCCCCCCTTCGCCTTGAGGACTTCCTG GGCCGCACTCTCCTTGCCGACAACCTCTTTGCCGCCTACTTCGGACCTGGGTCTCCTTCCCGGCGGTTCCGAGCAGCCTTAGGAGAGGTGTCTCGTGCCAATGCCGCCCAGGACTTCCTGCCGACTTCCAGGAATGACCCTGACTTGCACTTTgatgccgagcggctgggccaggGGCGCGCACGCCTGGTGGGAGCTCTAGGGGAGACTGTGGTGGCAGCCAGAGCCCTTGACCACAGCCTGGCCCGCCAGCGCCTCGGGGCTGCACTTCATGCCTTGCAG GATTTCTACAGTCACAGCAACTGGGTGGAACTGGGGAAGCAGCAGCCACATCCTCACCTCCTCTGGCCAAGGCAGGGGCTGCGGAACCTGGCGCAAG TGGGCGATCCTACCTGCTCCGACTGTGACGAGTGGAGCTGCCCTGGGAATTTGCTGGGCTTCACACTCCTCACCTCTGGCTACTTTGGAACTCATCCCTCCAAACCTCCAG GGAAATGTAGCCATGGGGGCCATTTTGACCAGAGCAGCTCCCAGCCACCACGGGGAGGCATCAACAAGGATAGCACATCCCCAGGCTTCTCCCCACACCACATGCTGCACCTCCAGGCTGCAAACCTGGCCCTTCTGGCCTCCATCCAGGCCTTCAGCCTCCTACGAAGCCGCCTGGGAGACAGGGGTTTTTCCAG GCTGCTGGACATcaccccagcctccagcctgaGCTTCGTCCTGGATACCACAGGAAGTATGGGCGAGGAGATCAATGCTGCCAAAATCCAGGCTCGCCACATTGTGGAGCAGCGACGGGGCGGCCCCATGGAGCCCACCCACTATGTCCTGGTGCCTTTCCATGACCCAG gGTTTGGCCCCGTCTTTACAACCAGTGACCCTGACAGCTTCTGGCAACAACTCAATGAGATACATGCCTTGGGAGGTGGAGATGAGCCCGAGATGTGCCTGTCAGCCCTGGAg CTGGCCCTGCTACACACACCTCCACTCTCAGACATCTTCGTCTTCACTGACGCCTCCCCCAAGGATGCCTTTCTCACCAACCGGGTGGAATCTCTGACTCAGGAGCGGCGTTGCAGA GTCACATTCCTGTTGACTGAAGACCCATCTAGGGTTCAGGGCCGACCTCGGCGTGAGGTCTTGTCCCCTCTGCGTTTTGAGCCGTATGAAGCGGTGGCGCTGGCCTCAGGAGGAGAGGTGATCTTCACCAAAGACCAGTACATTCAGGATGTGGCAGCCATTGTTGGGGACAGCGTAGCTGACCTG GTGACCCTTCCCTTGGAGCCTCCTGTTGTGGTGCCTGAGAGGCCACTTGTGTTCAGTGTGGATGGGCTGCTCCAGAGGGTCACAGTCCGGATCCATGGGGAGGTCAGCAGCTTCTGGATCAGAAACCCTGCAG GGGTCTCCCAGGGCCAGGAGGAAGGTGAGGGGCCTCTAGGTCATACTCGCCGCTTCGGGCAGTTCTGGATGGTGCGCATGAATGATCCCCTGCAGACAGGAATCTGGGAGATCCAGGTCACAGCCAAGGGTACCCCCCGGGTGAGAGTACAAG CCCGGACCTCCCTGGATTTCCTCTTCCACTTTGGGATCCCCATGGAGGATGGACCCCACCCTGGCCTCTACCCCCTGACTCAACCAGTTGCAG GTCTCCAGACCCAGCTGCTGGTAGAAGTGACAGGGCTGGGCTCCAGAGGAAACCCTGGAGATCCTCTGCCGCATTTCTCCCACGTCGTCCTTCGAGGGGTCCCGCACGGTGCCGAGCTGGGCCGGGTGCCTTTGGAGCCCATGGGACCCCGGGAGCGAGGTCTCCTCGCTGCCTCGCTACCGCCCACGCTTCTGTCCACCGCGGGACCCTTCTCTCTGGAGCTGATTGGCCAGGACGGAGTGGGGCAGGGCCTGCACCGGGTGGCCCCCCAGCCCTGTGCTGTAGTTCCTGTCCTTTTGGAG CTCAGTGGTCCCCCGGGTTTCCTGGCGCCGGGCACCGAGGCCCCGCTCAGCCTCCGCATTGCCAGCTTCTCGGGCCCTCAGGATCTCGATCTTAGGACATCCGTCAACCCCAGCTTCGCTCTCACCTCCAACCTCTCCAG GGTTCGCCTGGAACAGAATGAGTCCGCCTGGGGGTGCCTGTGGCTGAAGGTACCAGACACAGCCGCCTCAGACTCCGTGGTGATGGTGACTGTGACCGCGATGAATCGAGAGGCCAGCACAGTACCCCCGACCCATGCCTTCCTCCGGCTCCTGGTGCGGGGCCCCACCCCACAG gACCAGCTCCCTGCCCCTGTCCACTCGACTGACCCTGTCCTCACAACCACCAGCCCTGCCTTTCATCTTTCCACCTTGGTGACtccgggcagggctgggggagggctggtGGGCAACCCCTGGTGGGGCACAGTTGGAGCGGTGCTGCTCCTGCTAGGCCTGGCCTCCTGGTGA